From the genome of Methanothermobacter sp., one region includes:
- a CDS encoding glycosyltransferase family 4 protein, translating into MKIAYIHDCVYPWVKGGSEKRIYEIGKRLAKRGHEVHFFGLKWWKGKNELQRDGIYYHGIGKKVQLYKDSKRSIKEGLYFGLKVLTNFRGDFDIIDCQQSPYFSCFSSKLHSLKGSSFFITWYEVWDDYWFEYFGKKGIFGLLVEKLISRIPHIPITISEKIKNDMVEHLGMAEDHIKVVPNGVDFHKIKKIGPKGENFDIIYVGRLISHKNVDILLKAIALLKEEIPDIRCGIIGDGPEKDHLMRLSKKLNISSNVKFFGFVEKDEDVYSYMKSSKVFVLPSTREGFPNTILEANSCGLPAIIIRHEKNAGIGVVKEGYNGFIVELSPEKIAERISNLLTNDLKPLKKNALKFAKEHDWKIIVKKMEEVYEEAL; encoded by the coding sequence ATGAAAATAGCATATATTCATGATTGTGTATATCCTTGGGTTAAAGGCGGTTCTGAGAAGAGAATCTATGAGATCGGGAAAAGGCTCGCTAAGCGAGGTCATGAAGTTCATTTTTTTGGGCTTAAATGGTGGAAAGGAAAAAATGAGCTACAAAGGGATGGTATATATTATCATGGAATTGGAAAAAAGGTTCAACTTTATAAGGATAGTAAAAGATCCATTAAAGAAGGATTATATTTTGGTTTAAAGGTTTTGACCAATTTTAGGGGAGATTTTGATATAATAGATTGCCAGCAGTCTCCTTATTTTTCATGTTTTTCTAGTAAGTTACATTCTCTTAAAGGATCGAGTTTTTTCATAACTTGGTATGAGGTCTGGGATGATTATTGGTTTGAATATTTTGGAAAGAAAGGCATATTCGGTTTACTCGTTGAAAAACTCATTTCTAGGATCCCACATATTCCAATTACCATTTCCGAGAAAATCAAAAATGATATGGTCGAACATTTAGGGATGGCTGAAGATCATATAAAGGTCGTGCCTAATGGTGTGGATTTTCACAAAATTAAAAAAATAGGCCCAAAGGGTGAAAATTTTGATATAATCTATGTAGGCAGATTAATCTCACACAAAAATGTCGATATCCTACTAAAGGCCATAGCATTATTAAAAGAGGAGATCCCAGATATCCGGTGTGGAATAATCGGTGACGGTCCAGAAAAAGATCATCTCATGCGACTAAGTAAAAAACTTAATATATCAAGTAACGTCAAATTTTTTGGATTCGTAGAAAAGGATGAGGATGTTTATTCCTATATGAAGTCTTCAAAAGTTTTTGTTCTACCATCTACGAGAGAAGGTTTTCCGAACACGATCCTTGAGGCTAATTCTTGTGGTTTACCCGCAATTATAATCAGACATGAGAAAAATGCTGGTATTGGAGTAGTTAAAGAAGGATATAACGGGTTTATAGTTGAATTATCACCTGAAAAAATCGCAGAAAGGATTAGTAATTTGCTTACCAATGATCTTAAACCTCTTAAAAAAAATGCCCTAAAATTTGCAAAAGAACATGACTGGAAAATTATCGTCAAAAAAATGGAAGAAGTTTATGAGGAGGCTCTATAG
- the pyrF gene encoding orotidine-5'-phosphate decarboxylase, with protein MRIKNDIILAMDLTDPAEALKVTGQVIDYIDTVKIGYPLVLAAGIECIQEFKEKLQCQVIADFKVADIPETNEKICNITFEHGADAIIIHGFTGPDSIKACMDVADKTGNEIFLLTDMSHPGSEKFMGKVSEEIARLGVQLGVENYVAPATKPESLESIRKIVGDEAFIISPGVGFQGGEATETLKFADALIVGRTIYLSKNPRKTIKDLINTLGDVHQTNL; from the coding sequence ATGAGGATAAAAAATGATATAATTTTAGCAATGGATTTAACAGACCCTGCAGAGGCTCTTAAGGTAACAGGCCAAGTAATAGATTATATAGACACTGTTAAGATAGGTTATCCTCTAGTGCTTGCAGCTGGAATCGAATGCATCCAAGAATTCAAAGAAAAATTACAATGCCAAGTCATAGCAGATTTTAAAGTTGCTGATATACCTGAAACAAACGAGAAAATCTGTAATATAACATTCGAGCATGGTGCAGACGCCATTATAATACATGGTTTCACAGGCCCTGATAGTATAAAAGCTTGCATGGACGTAGCGGATAAAACAGGAAATGAAATATTCCTCCTCACTGACATGTCACATCCAGGATCTGAAAAGTTCATGGGCAAGGTTTCAGAAGAAATAGCAAGACTTGGAGTACAATTAGGTGTGGAAAATTATGTGGCCCCAGCCACAAAACCCGAAAGTCTTGAGAGTATAAGAAAAATAGTAGGTGATGAAGCGTTCATCATATCCCCTGGTGTAGGATTCCAGGGTGGTGAAGCCACTGAAACATTAAAATTTGCAGATGCCCTCATAGTTGGGAGGACAATCTACCTTTCAAAAAATCCAAGAAAGACCATAAAAGACCTCATAAATACCCTAGGAGATGTTCATCAAACCAACCTGTAA
- a CDS encoding deoxyhypusine synthase, whose translation MRVQHMKIKNGMKVKELVNEMGRAGVLGAGRVYRATKLLSEMFQDHEMNIFLSMAGPLVAGGMRKIISDLLREGKIQALITSGANLTHDLLEAFGGGHYHNLQSSEVKVGHIKDIYTKTEDFEVFEEKILKILESITSTGHIFSIREFIHEIGKHIQDENSIIKNATDNNIPIYAPGIIDSMIGLQLWMFTQENQLCLDAVADMHHLSDLVFESERIGAIILGGGVPKHYTLASTILRGGVDAAIQIIMDRSEAGSLSGAPLEEARTWAKAQTNSKLVTVIGDATILFPLILAGAL comes from the coding sequence ATGAGAGTCCAACACATGAAAATAAAAAATGGAATGAAAGTAAAAGAACTAGTCAATGAAATGGGCCGAGCGGGGGTCCTCGGAGCAGGAAGAGTATACAGGGCCACTAAGCTATTATCTGAAATGTTCCAAGACCATGAAATGAACATCTTCCTTAGCATGGCAGGGCCACTAGTGGCGGGTGGCATGCGAAAGATCATATCAGACCTCCTAAGGGAGGGTAAAATTCAAGCACTCATTACAAGCGGGGCTAACCTGACTCATGACCTTTTAGAGGCGTTCGGTGGCGGACACTACCACAACCTCCAATCCAGTGAGGTGAAAGTAGGCCATATCAAGGATATTTACACAAAAACAGAAGACTTCGAAGTCTTCGAAGAGAAAATATTAAAAATCTTAGAATCTATCACTTCTACTGGGCACATTTTTTCTATAAGGGAGTTTATCCATGAGATAGGAAAACACATACAAGATGAAAATTCCATAATAAAGAATGCAACCGATAATAACATACCCATTTATGCCCCTGGGATAATCGATAGTATGATAGGACTTCAACTTTGGATGTTCACCCAAGAAAACCAATTATGCCTGGATGCGGTAGCTGATATGCACCACCTATCAGATCTAGTCTTTGAATCAGAAAGAATAGGTGCTATAATACTAGGTGGTGGGGTGCCAAAACATTACACCCTAGCATCAACTATACTTAGGGGAGGAGTTGATGCGGCTATCCAGATAATCATGGACAGGAGCGAGGCAGGAAGCCTCAGTGGCGCCCCATTAGAAGAGGCGAGAACATGGGCGAAAGCCCAAACAAATTCTAAACTGGTAACTGTTATAGGGGATGCCACAATATTGTTTCCATTGATACTAGCAGGCGCGCTTTGA